A single region of the Streptomyces sp. NBC_01262 genome encodes:
- a CDS encoding pentapeptide repeat-containing protein, giving the protein MKPHVPGAPEELSDLPYAHLLQPHEGGRGLEVEARYDTVHFDRLDFEDDDAAGASFLECAITDSSLTGVGLRRARLNDVWLAGDRFVGTQLAESGWQDVVAGSCVLAGVEAFGAVLRRVVFRRCKFDSVNLRAAELHDVVFEDCVLRDVDLGGAKLNGVSFPGSALERIRLGKAVLKRTDLRGATVLDLAEGYESLRGAVIDTGQLMELAPALALTLGITVKDR; this is encoded by the coding sequence GTGAAGCCACATGTGCCCGGTGCTCCCGAGGAGCTCTCCGATCTGCCCTACGCGCACCTGCTCCAGCCCCACGAGGGCGGGCGCGGGCTCGAAGTCGAGGCGCGCTACGACACCGTCCACTTCGACCGCCTCGACTTCGAGGACGACGACGCGGCCGGTGCGAGCTTCCTCGAATGCGCGATAACGGACAGCTCCCTCACCGGCGTGGGCCTGCGCCGGGCCCGGCTCAACGACGTCTGGCTGGCCGGCGACCGGTTCGTCGGCACCCAGCTCGCCGAGAGCGGCTGGCAGGACGTGGTGGCCGGGTCCTGCGTTCTGGCCGGTGTCGAGGCCTTCGGCGCGGTGCTGCGCCGGGTGGTCTTCCGGCGCTGCAAGTTCGACTCGGTGAACCTGCGCGCGGCCGAGCTGCACGATGTCGTCTTCGAGGACTGCGTCCTGCGCGATGTGGACCTCGGCGGGGCGAAGCTGAACGGGGTGTCCTTCCCGGGCTCGGCGCTGGAGCGCATACGGCTCGGCAAGGCGGTCCTCAAGCGGACCGACCTGCGCGGCGCCACCGTCCTGGACCTCGCGGAGGGGTACGAGTCGCTGCGCGGCGCCGTCATCGACACCGGGCAGCTAATGGAGCTGGCGCCGGCTCTCGCCCTTACCCTCGGAATCACCGTCAAGGACCGCTGA
- a CDS encoding ATP-binding protein encodes MRLTPPVPRHYPSHAAFHLPAEDTAVCEARRRVRAILHGWSVPCGDDMVLVVSELFTNAVRHSGSDTIDVALWTADKLVYVEVTDRGCATGDLAPRQAELDDEGGRGLMLVEALAVRWGAGSAQPGGGGHAVWAALPC; translated from the coding sequence ATGCGGCTGACCCCGCCGGTCCCACGCCATTACCCGTCCCATGCCGCCTTCCACCTGCCGGCCGAGGACACCGCCGTATGCGAGGCCCGCCGCCGGGTGCGCGCGATACTGCACGGCTGGAGCGTGCCCTGCGGCGACGACATGGTGCTCGTCGTCAGCGAGCTGTTCACGAACGCCGTCCGGCACAGCGGCAGCGACACGATAGACGTCGCCCTGTGGACCGCCGACAAGCTGGTCTACGTCGAGGTGACCGACCGGGGCTGCGCCACCGGCGACCTCGCGCCGCGCCAGGCCGAGCTCGACGACGAGGGCGGGCGCGGGCTGATGCTGGTCGAGGCCCTCGCGGTGCGCTGGGGCGCGGGTTCGGCGCAGCCGGGCGGCGGCGGCCACGCGGTGTGGGCCGCGCTGCCCTGTTAG
- a CDS encoding GNAT family N-acetyltransferase, with protein MHQEATDAFEYQHTERLELCAVSMADLAALFAINSDPETWRHDPDGRHITADQTRVWIDRAAARWRTDGLSYWSVRLRSDGSTIGVGGVQRHASGGWNLYYRFAPSSWGQGYATEMSQAALAAAAAVDPEVPVFAWIVGHNEASRAVAERLGLKNYGEFVDTNDGVTRLAYADRQPFGPVSAVLDGDSEGKGESRRQLH; from the coding sequence ATGCACCAAGAAGCGACCGACGCGTTCGAATACCAACACACAGAACGCCTCGAACTGTGCGCCGTCTCCATGGCCGACCTGGCCGCCCTGTTCGCCATCAACTCCGACCCGGAGACCTGGCGGCACGACCCCGACGGCCGGCACATCACCGCGGACCAGACCCGCGTCTGGATCGACCGGGCGGCCGCCCGCTGGCGTACGGACGGACTCAGCTACTGGAGCGTGCGGCTGCGCTCCGACGGATCGACGATCGGCGTCGGCGGGGTGCAGCGCCACGCCAGCGGCGGCTGGAATCTCTACTACCGCTTCGCTCCCTCCTCCTGGGGCCAGGGCTACGCCACCGAGATGTCGCAGGCCGCGCTGGCCGCCGCCGCGGCGGTCGACCCCGAGGTGCCGGTCTTCGCGTGGATCGTCGGCCACAACGAGGCCTCGCGGGCGGTCGCCGAGCGGCTGGGGCTGAAGAACTACGGCGAGTTCGTCGACACCAACGACGGCGTGACCCGCCTCGCCTATGCCGACCGGCAGCCCTTCGGACCCGTCTCAGCGGTCCTTGACGGTGATTCCGAGGGTAAGGGCGAGAGCCGGCGCCAGCTCCATTAG
- a CDS encoding transglycosylase family protein, with amino-acid sequence MPVIGRHRRQPPPNRLNRTAVAVTAAGGAGIALPLISTSGAAAAPLTVWNKVAACESSGNWSINTGNGYYGGLQFAQSTWKAYGGARYAARADLATKQEQIAVAEKVLAGQGPTAWPVCSVRAGLNGTAAKIAVHKYTYKPKAKTKATAKPKAAKPATSAKDYEVVSGDTLSGIAGEQHVKGGWHKLYEANRKTVGSDPDLIYPGQELALPGTKAQPKATTKATTKTTTKAHPKTTAAKASTHTTTHSTGYVAPVAANYRLGTAWGTPGSLWASGHHTGQDFVVPTGTSVKAVAAGTVVTSGWGGAYGYQVVIRHADGMYTQYAHLSSLTIRAGQTVRAGQQLGRSGSTGNTTGPHLHFEVRTGPAYGSDVSPIAYLRKHGVSV; translated from the coding sequence ATGCCCGTAATCGGACGACACCGCCGCCAGCCCCCGCCCAACCGGCTGAACCGGACCGCCGTTGCCGTCACCGCGGCCGGTGGCGCGGGCATCGCCCTGCCGCTGATCAGCACCTCCGGCGCGGCGGCGGCCCCGCTGACCGTCTGGAACAAGGTCGCCGCGTGCGAGAGCAGCGGCAACTGGAGCATCAACACCGGCAATGGCTACTACGGCGGGCTGCAGTTCGCCCAGTCCACCTGGAAGGCGTACGGCGGGGCGAGATACGCCGCCCGCGCCGACCTCGCCACCAAGCAGGAGCAGATAGCCGTGGCCGAGAAGGTGCTCGCCGGTCAGGGGCCGACCGCCTGGCCGGTGTGCTCGGTGCGCGCCGGGCTGAACGGTACGGCGGCGAAGATCGCCGTCCACAAGTACACGTACAAGCCGAAGGCGAAGACGAAGGCAACGGCGAAGCCGAAGGCCGCCAAGCCCGCCACGTCGGCCAAGGATTACGAGGTCGTCAGCGGCGACACGCTGTCGGGCATCGCAGGCGAGCAGCATGTCAAGGGCGGCTGGCACAAGCTCTACGAGGCCAACCGCAAGACCGTCGGCTCGGACCCGGACCTCATCTACCCCGGCCAGGAACTGGCGCTGCCCGGTACGAAGGCCCAGCCGAAGGCCACGACCAAGGCCACGACGAAGACCACGACCAAGGCCCACCCGAAAACCACCGCCGCCAAGGCGAGCACGCACACCACAACGCACAGCACCGGCTACGTCGCCCCCGTCGCCGCCAACTACCGCCTCGGCACCGCCTGGGGCACCCCCGGTTCCCTGTGGGCCAGCGGTCACCACACGGGCCAGGACTTCGTCGTGCCGACCGGCACCTCGGTGAAGGCGGTCGCCGCCGGCACCGTGGTGACCTCCGGGTGGGGCGGGGCGTACGGCTACCAGGTGGTGATCCGGCACGCCGACGGGATGTACACGCAGTACGCCCACCTCTCCTCGCTGACCATCCGCGCGGGCCAGACCGTCCGCGCCGGCCAGCAGCTCGGCCGCTCCGGCTCGACCGGCAACACCACCGGCCCGCACCTGCACTTCGAGGTCCGCACCGGCCCGGCCTATGGATCGGACGTCAGCCCGATCGCGTACCTCCGCAAGCACGGGGTGAGCGTGTAG
- a CDS encoding helix-turn-helix domain-containing protein, whose amino-acid sequence MSEPRSAPTVGQIVLGKRLQDLREKAGLSPEQAARALRVNQTTVRRMEKAEVGLKLLYVEKLLQTYGVDREETDAFLGLAEEANKPGWWHNFRDVVPDWFSVYVSLEGAAKRIRAYEPHWVPGLLQTEGYVRALMAVGFPDACREELDRRVALRMERQALLTRPEDAPQLWAVMDEAVLRRNVGGPDVMRGQIESLLEAVERPNVTLQVVPFDTGPYLGCAGHFQIFRFQIPELPDIVYAEGLTSAVYMDQREEVSAHLQALDRMCEQAATPEGTAAFLRDLLKEI is encoded by the coding sequence ATGAGTGAACCGCGGTCCGCTCCGACCGTCGGCCAGATCGTGCTCGGCAAGCGGCTCCAGGACCTGCGCGAGAAGGCCGGCCTCTCCCCGGAACAGGCCGCCCGCGCCCTGCGCGTCAACCAGACGACCGTACGCCGCATGGAAAAGGCCGAGGTCGGCCTCAAGCTCCTCTACGTCGAGAAACTGCTCCAGACCTACGGCGTGGACCGCGAGGAGACCGACGCGTTCCTCGGCCTCGCCGAAGAGGCCAACAAGCCCGGCTGGTGGCACAACTTCCGCGATGTCGTGCCCGACTGGTTCAGCGTCTACGTGTCCCTGGAAGGCGCCGCCAAGCGCATCCGCGCCTATGAGCCGCACTGGGTCCCGGGCCTGCTCCAGACCGAGGGCTACGTCCGCGCCCTCATGGCCGTCGGCTTCCCCGACGCCTGCCGCGAGGAGCTCGACCGCCGGGTTGCGCTGCGCATGGAACGGCAGGCACTGCTCACCAGACCCGAGGACGCGCCCCAGCTCTGGGCCGTCATGGACGAGGCGGTGCTGCGCCGCAACGTCGGCGGCCCCGATGTGATGCGCGGGCAGATCGAGAGCCTGCTGGAGGCCGTCGAACGGCCCAATGTCACCCTCCAGGTGGTGCCCTTCGACACCGGCCCGTACCTGGGCTGCGCGGGGCACTTCCAGATCTTCCGCTTCCAGATCCCGGAACTGCCGGACATCGTCTACGCGGAAGGCCTGACCAGCGCGGTCTACATGGACCAGCGCGAGGAGGTGTCCGCGCACCTCCAGGCTCTGGACCGGATGTGCGAGCAAGCGGCGACCCCCGAAGGCACCGCGGCCTTCCTCCGTGACCTGCTCAAGGAGATCTGA